Proteins encoded within one genomic window of Rubripirellula tenax:
- the araD gene encoding L-arabinonate dehydratase, whose amino-acid sequence MTNSPDRDPTKLRSHRWLAPDDVRSFGHRSRMKGMGFDDIDFTDRPVVAILNTWSEMNTCHSHFRNRADEVRRGILQSGGFPVEIPVMSLGEMMMKPTTMLYRNLLAMEVEEVLRCHPVDAAVLMGGCDKTVPAMLMGAISADIPSIFFPAGPMLKGLWKDVTLGSGSDAWKYWDERVAGNLCDSDWKGIENCIARSAGTCMTMGTASTMACVTEAMGFSLPGAATIPAVMAEHCRLATRTGRRAVEMAWENLKPSTFMTAKSIDNGLMTSLAIGGSTNAIVHLIAIAGRLGIDLSLDRFDELSRITPVLADIRPSGRFLMEDFQDAGGLPAMLLRMTDLINTDCQTVNGVTLGQQIAGAEVINDEVIRPRSNPVSSAGGTCLLKGNLAPSGCVIKSLAADPKLKQHRGRAVVFDNYPAMKASINDPDLDVDENSVLILRSAGPLGAPGFPEWGMLPIPQKLLAKGVRDMVRMSDARMSGTSYGTCVLHIAPESAAGGPLALVKTGDEIEINIPERTIHWHVSDAEIELRRETMPTSIPLPERGYSHLYAKHVTQADKGCDFDFLVGRSPGAEPSIH is encoded by the coding sequence ATGACGAACTCACCCGATCGCGACCCGACCAAGTTACGTTCTCATCGCTGGTTGGCGCCGGACGACGTTCGTTCGTTCGGGCATCGATCGCGGATGAAGGGGATGGGATTCGACGACATCGACTTTACTGATCGACCGGTGGTCGCGATTTTGAATACGTGGAGCGAGATGAACACGTGTCACTCGCACTTCCGCAACCGGGCCGATGAAGTGCGGCGTGGGATTCTTCAATCCGGTGGTTTTCCCGTCGAGATTCCTGTCATGTCGCTTGGCGAGATGATGATGAAGCCGACGACGATGCTGTATCGGAATCTGTTGGCGATGGAGGTCGAGGAAGTTCTGCGTTGTCATCCCGTCGATGCGGCGGTGTTGATGGGCGGATGTGACAAGACGGTGCCCGCGATGTTGATGGGCGCGATCAGCGCCGACATTCCATCGATCTTTTTCCCGGCTGGCCCGATGTTGAAGGGGTTGTGGAAGGACGTGACCCTGGGCAGCGGATCGGACGCCTGGAAGTACTGGGACGAACGTGTCGCGGGCAACCTCTGCGACAGCGACTGGAAAGGCATCGAAAACTGCATCGCCCGGTCGGCCGGCACGTGCATGACGATGGGGACCGCGTCGACGATGGCGTGCGTGACCGAAGCGATGGGGTTCAGTTTACCGGGCGCGGCAACGATCCCGGCGGTCATGGCGGAACATTGCCGTTTGGCAACACGAACGGGCCGCCGAGCGGTTGAGATGGCTTGGGAGAACTTGAAACCATCGACGTTCATGACGGCGAAGTCGATCGACAATGGATTGATGACTTCACTTGCGATCGGGGGCAGCACCAATGCGATCGTTCACTTGATCGCGATCGCCGGACGGCTTGGGATCGACTTGTCGCTGGATCGTTTCGACGAACTGTCGCGGATCACGCCGGTGTTGGCCGATATTCGTCCGAGCGGCCGATTTTTGATGGAAGATTTTCAAGACGCGGGCGGGTTGCCCGCGATGCTGTTGCGCATGACGGATTTGATCAACACGGACTGTCAAACGGTCAACGGAGTCACGTTGGGCCAGCAGATCGCGGGCGCCGAAGTGATCAACGACGAAGTCATTCGGCCACGATCGAATCCGGTTTCGTCGGCCGGTGGCACGTGCTTGCTCAAAGGCAATTTGGCTCCCAGCGGATGCGTCATCAAGAGTTTGGCCGCCGATCCGAAACTGAAACAACACCGCGGTCGCGCGGTCGTGTTCGACAACTATCCGGCGATGAAGGCCAGCATCAACGATCCCGATTTGGATGTTGACGAAAACAGCGTGTTGATTCTTCGCAGCGCCGGTCCGTTGGGCGCGCCGGGTTTTCCGGAATGGGGCATGTTGCCGATTCCGCAAAAATTGTTGGCCAAAGGCGTGCGCGACATGGTCCGGATGAGCGACGCGCGGATGAGCGGCACCAGTTACGGCACGTGCGTGCTTCACATTGCGCCCGAAAGTGCGGCGGGTGGTCCGCTGGCGCTGGTGAAGACGGGCGACGAGATCGAGATCAACATTCCCGAGCGAACGATTCACTGGCACGTATCGGATGCCGAGATCGAATTGCGGCGCGAGACCATGCCGACGTCGATTCCGTTGCCCGAGCGGGGTTACAGCCACTTGTACGCCAAGCACGTGACGCAGGCCGACAAGGGATGTGACTTTGACTTCCTTGTCGGACGCAGCCCCGGCGCGGAACCGAGCATTCACTAA
- a CDS encoding thioredoxin family protein yields MLVKLGSTSCGPCNRLDTELAPLQSSGVKDLEIRCLSVSANKDMAEKHQVNGIPRMILFRNGEKLSDVVGFQSQDQILR; encoded by the coding sequence TTGCTGGTAAAGCTCGGTTCAACTTCGTGCGGGCCGTGTAACCGTTTGGACACGGAGTTGGCACCCTTGCAATCCTCGGGCGTGAAGGACTTAGAAATTCGCTGTTTGAGCGTGAGTGCCAACAAGGACATGGCCGAAAAACATCAAGTCAACGGTATCCCACGCATGATTCTATTTCGCAACGGCGAAAAGCTCAGTGACGTTGTAGGCTTTCAAAGCCAGGACCAAATCCTGCGTTGA
- a CDS encoding dihydrodipicolinate synthase family protein has translation MNTQPFSAAQLRESVIAVPPLARDANLKIDAAENAKIIRHIEAGGVRSLLYGGNAVFYHARLSEYAALLSMLADAAGDDTVVVPSVGPAYGLSMDQVDVLNDFDFPTVMLLPSRDIVDQAGIASGIRHIAEKLGKPIVLYLKFDRWLDPSIIKSLEADGVISWIKYAVVLEDPMDDPYAKEVMDVFPKERMVSGIGEQPAIEHVHHMGMHGFTSGCVCVAPAKSMEMMHAIHAGDLDTAESIRKWFLPLEDLRNGINPIRVLHHAVEAAGIAKTGPLLPMLSDLSADQVAKISAAVKGMVE, from the coding sequence ATGAACACACAACCCTTTTCCGCTGCCCAACTTCGCGAGTCCGTGATCGCCGTTCCTCCGCTTGCGAGGGACGCGAATTTGAAGATTGATGCTGCCGAGAACGCAAAGATCATCCGTCACATCGAAGCCGGTGGCGTTCGTAGCTTGCTGTACGGCGGCAACGCAGTCTTCTATCACGCACGGCTTTCCGAGTACGCGGCGCTTTTGTCGATGTTGGCTGATGCGGCTGGTGATGACACGGTCGTGGTGCCTTCGGTTGGGCCAGCGTACGGATTGTCGATGGACCAAGTCGACGTGCTGAATGACTTTGATTTTCCGACGGTGATGTTGTTGCCGTCGCGAGACATCGTCGACCAAGCCGGTATCGCGTCGGGCATTCGTCACATTGCCGAAAAGCTTGGCAAGCCGATCGTGTTGTACTTGAAGTTTGATCGTTGGCTTGATCCGTCGATCATCAAGTCGCTAGAAGCCGACGGAGTGATTTCGTGGATCAAGTATGCGGTGGTGTTGGAGGATCCGATGGACGATCCGTACGCCAAGGAAGTCATGGACGTGTTTCCGAAAGAACGCATGGTCTCGGGCATCGGCGAGCAACCGGCGATCGAGCATGTTCACCACATGGGCATGCACGGGTTCACCAGCGGATGTGTTTGTGTCGCGCCGGCGAAGTCGATGGAGATGATGCATGCGATCCACGCGGGCGATTTGGATACCGCCGAGTCGATTCGCAAGTGGTTCTTGCCGCTGGAAGATTTGCGAAACGGCATCAACCCGATCCGCGTGCTGCACCATGCCGTGGAAGCGGCGGGGATCGCCAAGACGGGGCCGCTGCTGCCGATGCTAAGCGATTTGTCGGCGGATCAGGTTGCCAAGATCTCGGCGGCGGTGAAGGGCATGGTCGAGTAG
- a CDS encoding Ig-like domain-containing protein, whose amino-acid sequence MIRTYLLLASLAVGAFTFAGDLIDSVDDAAMAKLNGGQLTKSFDVRVTDGDGEPIAGVTVTPWALRSSQGHGRWPDGDDRADMSPEPVTTDDNGIATIRYPFYRDIAELTRVFSVSVNLSHPNFTIEDSVDIDVPMMDDGPHKIEMKQAASIALVPQSRAADFHIDQIHVVSSDVLNTNSNSPKRSSGQIVLETLSPAPFRAMLVRLVDGKAVEFSDPIELTLKSGRNEAVTLAMHPAVSIRGRFGDEVPRPVVAGRVCAIASPRKHPLPNFDWTQWAPVDEHGDFVIEGFPRSETMQVIALCEHFIAKNGYEPIADASAADANQSNPLGGLQTMFEMAKELAKPTAKPSTRPQVFGPNPEQPITINMSPLVRCEVSVTDPDGNPLRNILVGACPNVFWWNWGSQLYGVQLMRSTEWLMGIAVEEPWDSDSVRGYDIPFFDHSNDDGFATLYLPPGNQDMLAESKAKDYRLPIFMGRRDHQVTIVQGETLDVTLQLEPAGTEALGEYDKLAGVVFGCSTREGKQICALPEVRQKMDDFARRLREAKNPRDPAVLAEAFAVVAEAFDNAGDAKESAKWKAKADAEAAKAKL is encoded by the coding sequence ATGATCCGTACTTACCTGTTGCTCGCCAGCCTCGCTGTCGGGGCGTTCACCTTCGCTGGCGACCTGATCGATTCCGTTGATGACGCGGCGATGGCCAAACTCAACGGCGGCCAGCTGACCAAGTCCTTTGACGTTCGAGTCACCGACGGCGACGGCGAACCGATCGCCGGCGTGACGGTAACGCCGTGGGCGCTGCGATCATCGCAAGGACATGGCCGCTGGCCCGACGGAGACGACCGCGCCGACATGTCGCCTGAACCGGTGACCACGGACGATAATGGCATCGCAACGATTCGATATCCGTTCTATCGCGACATCGCTGAACTCACTCGCGTGTTCAGCGTGTCGGTGAACCTCTCCCACCCGAACTTCACTATCGAAGATTCCGTTGACATCGACGTGCCGATGATGGACGACGGACCGCACAAGATTGAAATGAAGCAAGCGGCTTCGATCGCCCTCGTTCCGCAATCCAGAGCGGCAGACTTTCATATCGACCAGATCCATGTTGTGTCTTCCGACGTGTTGAACACGAATAGCAACTCACCCAAACGGTCGTCTGGGCAGATTGTGCTAGAGACACTCAGTCCCGCTCCGTTTCGTGCGATGTTGGTTCGCCTCGTTGATGGGAAGGCGGTCGAGTTTAGTGATCCGATCGAGCTGACCTTAAAGTCTGGTCGCAACGAGGCGGTCACGCTGGCCATGCACCCGGCCGTCAGTATCCGCGGACGATTCGGCGACGAGGTGCCGCGTCCCGTCGTGGCCGGACGGGTTTGCGCGATCGCATCACCTCGCAAACATCCGCTGCCGAATTTTGATTGGACCCAATGGGCGCCGGTCGATGAGCACGGCGACTTCGTAATTGAGGGTTTCCCGCGGTCCGAGACAATGCAGGTGATCGCGCTTTGCGAACACTTCATTGCGAAGAATGGTTACGAACCCATTGCGGACGCTTCCGCTGCAGATGCGAACCAATCCAATCCGTTGGGCGGTTTGCAAACGATGTTCGAGATGGCCAAAGAACTTGCCAAGCCAACTGCCAAACCATCCACGCGCCCGCAAGTATTCGGGCCGAACCCGGAGCAACCCATCACGATCAACATGTCGCCACTGGTTCGATGTGAGGTTTCTGTAACCGACCCCGATGGCAATCCGTTGCGAAACATCCTTGTCGGTGCTTGCCCGAACGTATTCTGGTGGAATTGGGGATCTCAGCTTTATGGCGTCCAACTGATGCGATCGACCGAATGGTTAATGGGGATCGCTGTCGAAGAACCCTGGGATAGCGATTCAGTTCGCGGCTACGACATACCTTTTTTCGATCATAGCAACGACGATGGGTTCGCGACTCTGTACCTGCCGCCGGGCAATCAAGACATGCTCGCAGAATCCAAGGCCAAGGACTATCGATTGCCGATCTTCATGGGCCGCCGCGACCATCAAGTCACCATCGTCCAAGGCGAAACGTTGGACGTAACGTTGCAGCTCGAACCGGCCGGCACCGAAGCGTTGGGCGAGTACGACAAGCTGGCCGGCGTTGTCTTTGGATGCTCCACCCGCGAAGGCAAGCAAATTTGTGCCTTGCCCGAGGTACGTCAAAAGATGGATGACTTTGCTCGCCGACTGCGTGAGGCCAAGAACCCACGCGACCCCGCCGTGCTTGCCGAAGCTTTTGCCGTCGTTGCCGAAGCATTCGACAACGCCGGCGACGCGAAAGAATCGGCAAAGTGGAAAGCCAAAGCGGACGCCGAAGCCGCCAAGGCGAAGCTTTAA
- a CDS encoding PQQ-binding-like beta-propeller repeat protein, whose amino-acid sequence MRSLVSVTLLMVAFSVSASADNWAHWRGPDGNGVALDATPPVKWSATENVKWKVAVPGAGSGSPVVWEDRVFVTSGVPTGKSSGRLPELDFVTFCFHRADGKLLWKQTATTATPHQATHETNGFASASPCTDGEHVYSHFGSRGLYAYTMDGELVWKRDDFGNMTTRNDFGEGSSPTIAGDKILVPWDHEGPSFLYALSKATGETIWRTPRDEPTCWATPMVIPSASGPQVIMNGQTMARAYDLETGKELWACGGQTQRPVASPVFHDGVVYVGSGFRGSFLAAFKPDGRGDVEGTDAIVWSVDRDTPDIASPLLSGDRLYFFKAKTGLLTCLNAKSGESHFQTVRLPDISTTYASPVAAGGHVYLTGRSGATVVIDDAAKFNVVRVNSVGEGVDATPAIAGNQIFIRGAKHLHCIGE is encoded by the coding sequence CGACGGGAATGGAGTTGCGCTCGACGCCACGCCGCCTGTGAAATGGTCGGCGACTGAGAATGTGAAGTGGAAAGTTGCAGTGCCTGGCGCCGGATCGGGGTCACCGGTGGTTTGGGAAGACCGGGTGTTTGTTACTTCGGGCGTGCCGACGGGAAAGTCGTCGGGACGGTTGCCCGAGTTGGACTTCGTGACTTTCTGTTTCCATCGGGCGGACGGAAAGTTGCTTTGGAAACAGACGGCGACGACAGCGACGCCTCACCAAGCGACTCATGAAACCAACGGATTCGCATCGGCTTCACCATGTACCGATGGCGAGCATGTGTATTCGCATTTTGGTTCACGCGGTTTGTACGCGTACACGATGGATGGCGAATTGGTTTGGAAGCGAGATGACTTCGGTAACATGACCACGCGAAACGATTTTGGCGAAGGCAGTTCGCCGACGATCGCTGGCGACAAGATTTTAGTGCCATGGGATCACGAAGGTCCTTCGTTCTTGTACGCGCTGAGCAAAGCGACTGGCGAAACAATCTGGAGGACACCGCGCGACGAACCCACGTGTTGGGCGACGCCGATGGTGATCCCGTCGGCTTCGGGGCCTCAGGTGATCATGAACGGACAAACGATGGCTCGGGCTTACGATTTGGAAACCGGCAAAGAGTTGTGGGCGTGTGGCGGCCAGACTCAGCGGCCCGTCGCTTCGCCAGTCTTTCACGATGGAGTCGTTTACGTCGGAAGCGGCTTCCGCGGTTCGTTCTTGGCTGCGTTCAAGCCGGACGGGCGAGGCGATGTCGAAGGCACCGATGCAATCGTTTGGTCGGTCGATCGTGACACGCCGGACATTGCATCGCCCCTATTATCAGGTGACCGCTTGTACTTTTTCAAAGCCAAGACGGGATTGCTGACTTGCTTGAATGCGAAGTCCGGCGAGTCGCATTTTCAAACGGTTCGATTGCCCGATATCAGCACGACGTACGCATCACCGGTCGCGGCCGGTGGTCACGTTTATTTGACGGGTCGAAGCGGCGCGACGGTCGTGATCGATGATGCGGCGAAGTTCAACGTCGTCCGTGTCAATTCGGTCGGCGAAGGTGTCGATGCGACGCCGGCGATCGCAGGGAATCAAATTTTCATCCGCGGGGCAAAGCATCTGCACTGCATTGGCGAATGA